tcttattttcacttttaaATGGTAAATCCACGAGAAGAGGTTACTTTGCAGATAAAATCTCAGTAGCTGAACATTTAAAGACTACCTCCAGAAAACAATAATAGTATATTAGAATGTATTCCTTATGTCAGACAAAGCTTTCTGTGTAGGATAGATTTTCTTTGGAGTAAAGATGGTGATCATACTGGTGAAAGAAAAGTACCAATCTCAAAGACTGATTAAATCCAGGTGTCTTTtaaacataacaaaaaaaaataaaaaaatacatgcAATTAGGTAAAGTCAGTACCTCCATCTTGCTTAAAAGCTCTCTGGCTGTAGGAGCAGCAAGAACAATGTCACGAGCCCCTGGCTTAATGAAACCTTCTTCAACACCATTGTCAAATAGTGTAAGCAAAGAATTATAATAACCCTCCACATTTAGCAAACCAACCTGAAGAAGTGGTTAATATGGTGAAGATCTGGCAGgtaacaatcaaaatatatgAATGTAATGCAATAGATACCGGTTTTTTGTGAATTCCAAGTTGTGCCCATGTTATCATTTCCAGAGTCTCCTCCATGGTTCCATATCCACCTAAACATAATAAAAGCAATTTGACAGGTGTTTGGGAGCACATGCATCTTAAATGTACTCTTACAGATATTTACCTGGAAGTGAAATAAAGGCATCAGCCTGACTAGCCATTTCAGCTTTCCGCTCATGCATGTCCGAAACAATCTTTACGTCACCAACACTTTTACCTGATATCTGTCAGTGCCACTCAGATTGAAAGTGAAACTATTACAATCGAAACAGCCTCACAGAATGCAAAATCAAAGTTCTACTCGTAAAGAAAACTAGTTCTTACTATCAGATGCTGCACCACTCAATCACTTCCAGTTAACTGTGAGCATAAGTGCATTCTAAGAAAGAAtcattaacttttttttataaagctATGAAAGAATCATTAATCTGTAGTTATTTGGGACAATGTATCAAATTTCCATGTTTATCAATTTCAATGTGAGATGAAACTTGGATTAACTTTTGAATCACATTTGCACTTCAAAGCTATCAGTATTCAGGTATATCGTACAAAACCATTTCATATCGATGACAACATTTCAGCAAAAGAAAAATCGAAGCAAACAGAAtataagataataataataataaatttgggGAAAAAGAGAGATTGTAGCTCAGATAATTGTGAAATTTGAGTTCAAATTTTCAGCAAAAGAAAAACTCCAAGTGGAAGAAATAGCAGTAATGTAAAAACAGTTTAAACATGAGAAtggaaaaagtaaaagaaaaagagaacaaGAACAAATTGCAAATTTTGAGTTACAAGTTAATCTCCTTTTACCTCAATAGGCACAAGAGCTTTCGGGATGACCCTGCATGTTCAAAGCAATCaagaatgaatagaaagtagaccTCAGTAAACTcgtaattataaaattttacttaCCCAAGGACATGGCAACCTCCCTCATGGACTCTCTGGGAAATCAACCCCATCAATCCAACACTTCCACCACCATAGACCAAGTCAATTTTCCTACTTACCTGTACACAGCATTATCAAAGTCAAATGGAAAACAAAAAGACTTCAATCTGAAAAGTTCAAAGCCAAGTCACTTCCATTTATGGGGATGTTAAGAAAGTCAATGCCTACTATTCAGAGTACCAAAAACCAATATTAGAATGTCAATGGAAGAAACACCTACAGTACCAAAATACACATATTTTGCAAGAAGTTAAGGTAACACATCTGTTGATATACACAAATCCCAAATTGACCCAAACCTGAAGGCAAAGAACTAGGAAAGAAAACATAAGAAATTAAGAGTGTGGCCAACCATTGGATTCAAGAATCAagactaaccaattcattcccCAAATCAATTGCAGCATCACTGAAGACTTTCCTGTGGCCAGGGTTGCTTCCACAGAAAACACAAATTTTCTTAAACTTGCTTCTATTATTGCTTTCCATTGAAAAAACTTTCAACCCCTTTTGATTCAATCTCCAAAAAAAGACCTCAcctttatcttcttcttcttcccccaCACTCACCTTTTACAGAATCTCCCTGTACGGATTCAagaatatgaataaataaaaataaaaaaagaagaaggaaatgAGTGAGATACAAGACAAGGTAAAAGACAATCAAGATACTTGCTTAGATTGATCAAGAAATTAACTAGTGTTTATATGTATCATGTAGAGAGAACTCACAGATGCCGCCACAGTTTTAGGTGATTAAATATTCAATCTTTCAATAATTAAGGAGTAATTAAGATTTGTTAATACTCCTAAATAGCAAAAATTAAGGGCGAAAGAAGTAGTACGTATCATGTAGAGGAGAGAGCTGGCTTCGTGATGATTATTATAAGGGGCAAAcgagaaaagagaaaaaggtggtattttaaatgaaaaatttCGCAACAATTGAAAAAGACAAAAGTTGTCTTTTATTAAGGATGCTtttatagagcccgtttggattgagaTTAAACCAACTTATAAGTCTTTTTTATCTTATTATGGTGTTtgctaatgctaactttaaagtcagtcaaaaataaaaagttaggattcctaacttttttttttctaagtgaaattacttttatatcccttatattttaactaaattttcaaactaccatttttattcttttaactctaaaattcacattattttcttcatttcttcggcataagcacttttatccaaacattcaactgcttatttataaaaataattttcagcacttcaaaattctaaaaacacttcatacataaaagttattatttttaagcccatccaaacgggctagTAATGATTTTATGCCCTGTATTTTCTACCCCTGCAAAATAGTTACCCCTCATGTTTCAACAATTTTAGATCACAACTACTCCCCCAAAGTTGATAACCTACGCTATGATTGGAagtgttttatttattttcattcaaaagaagcaaaataagtgtcaagctCTTT
The genomic region above belongs to Solanum dulcamara chromosome 5, daSolDulc1.2, whole genome shotgun sequence and contains:
- the LOC129889219 gene encoding cytokinin riboside 5'-monophosphate phosphoribohydrolase LOG8, with amino-acid sequence MESNNRSKFKKICVFCGSNPGHRKVFSDAAIDLGNELVSRKIDLVYGGGSVGLMGLISQRVHEGGCHVLGVIPKALVPIEISGKSVGDVKIVSDMHERKAEMASQADAFISLPGGYGTMEETLEMITWAQLGIHKKPVGLLNVEGYYNSLLTLFDNGVEEGFIKPGARDIVLAAPTARELLSKMEQYTPSHDHVAPHESWHMEELAYPKEQSP